In Paenibacillus durus, the DNA window CCTGTCAGATCTTCCGCCAGATTACCATCCGAAGAAGCCCGGGTAACGATCAGGCCGGCTGCGGTAGAAATGAGCAGAGCAGGTATTTGGCTAACCAGACCGTCCCCGATTGTCAGAACGGAGTAGGTCGAGAGCGCATCTTGGAATGGCATCCCATGAACCGCCATCCCGATGATGAAGCCGCCGATCAAATTGATCAACAGGATAATAATGCTGGCTATCGCATCCCCCTTAACGAATTTGCTCGCCCCGTCCATCGCGCCGTAGAAATCCGCTTCGCGCTCGATATTGCGCCGGCGCTCCCGTGCTTGCTGCTCGTTGATCATGCCTGCATTCAAATCGGCATCAATACTCATCTGCTTGCCGGGCATGGCGTCGAGTGTAAATCTTGCCCCTACCTCGGCTACGCGTTCAGAGCCTTTGGTGATAACGATGAACTGAACAACAACCAGAATCAGGAACACGATAAATCCGATCGCAACTTGGCCGCGCGCAATCCAGCCGCCGAACGTCGCCACAACTGAACCGGCTTTACCCTCAGATAAAATCAGCTTGGTTGTCGAGATGTTCAGCGCTAGGCGGAACAAGGTCGTAATCAGCAACAGTGATGGAAAGATGGAGAACTGAAGGGGCTCCTTTGTATTCATCGCCACCAGGATAATCGTCAACGCGATCGAAATGTTAATGACCAGCAGAAGGTCGAGCAGCCCAGAGGGAATTGGCAGAATCATCATAAGCACGATTCCGATTATGCCGATTAGTACCGTTAAATCCCTAGCTTTCAATGTTTCTTACCTCCCTGAAATTATCTGGTTCTGCCCTTCAACTTATATACATAAGCGAGCACTTCGGCTACCGCCTGGAACAGATCGGCAGGGACCGAATCCCCGATTTCCGCCCTTTGGAAGAGCGCCCGTGCAAGCGGCTTGTTTTCCATCGTCATGACGCCATGTTCCTTGGCAATCGACCTAATTCGAAGAGCGACATAATCCTGGCCTTTAGCCACGATCTGAGGCGCCTCCATTTTAGATCCGTCATATTTCAGCGCAACCGCAAAATGGGTCGGGTTCGTAATGATGACATCTGCATTGGGGACTTCTTGCATCATCCGCTGCATCGCCATCCGGCGCTGCCGCTCCTTGATTTTCCCTTTAATCAGCGGATCGCCTTCCATTTTTTTGAATTCATCCTTAATTTCCTGCTTGGACATTCTTAGACTCTTTTCATGCTCGTATCGCTGGTACATATAATCGAGCACAGCCATAATAAGCAGAGCCGCCCCGATTTTGATTCCGAGATTCAGAGTCATCTTTGCAGTAAAACGAAAAACATCTTCCGCACTAACATGCGCCAGGGACGAAAAATCTCCTTTTTGCCCCCATAATGTACTGAAAACCAGATATGCGATTACCAGCAGCTTAAAGATTGATTTGAGCATTTCAACTAGTGACCGCATGGAAAAAATGTTCCTAAAGCCTTTAATCGGATTGATCTTACTGAACTTCGGGGTGACACCCTCTCCGGTAACCATAAAGCCAACCTGTGCTACACTGGAGATCAATGCCAAAATGAAGGTTATGCCCAGCATCGGTCCCAGCAGAATCAGAATTTGTACTCCATATTCGTTCATCAGCTGCAGCACATTTTCTTTAGTGACCTCCATCATGAGACGGTTCATAAAGACGTCTGTATACAGCGCGGTAAACCGTTCCTTCATAAATCCGCCGAACATCATCAGACTTAGCACCCCGGACAATAGTACCATTGCACCTGAAAGTTCAGCGCTTTTGGCAACTTGGCCTTTTTTGCGGGCGTCCTGCCGCTTCCTCGGGGTCGCCTTTTCCGTCTTTTCTCCGCCGAAGAGCTGGAGGTCGAGTTTATATCGATATGCCATGTCTGGGCCCTCCCACTCTTATCTTACGGACTGTTCCCCATTGCACTCAGCAAATTGCGCATGGATTCGAACATGATATTGAACAGGCTTTGAAAAAGTACGGCTAAAGCAGGCATCAGAATAAACAGCAGCACGAGGCCGACAATGATTTTCAGCGGCACGCCGATAACGAACACATTGTATGACGGCGCAGTTCTTGCCAAAAAAGCTAGCCCGACATCCGTCAAAAACAGCGCGGTCACCAGCGGCGCTGACATTTGAAAAGCAAGCATAAACGACTGCGCGAACGAACGGAGAAGAAACTCCGCCAGACTTCCGTCCATCATTTTAAGCAGCAGCTCATTATCCAGAGGAACCCAGTTATAGCTGTTGACAATAGCATCAAGCAAATAATGATGGCCATTCATCCCTAAAAACAACAGCAGGGCAATCATATATTTGAAGTTGCCAAGTATGGGCGAAGACGCCCCGGTCAGCGGGTCGATAACATTCGCTATGCCGAAGCCAATCTGGATGTCAATAAACGAGCCCGCAGTCTGAATGGTCATAAACATCAGATAGCCTATGAACCCGAGCAGCAGCCCGATCAGAGATTCTCTGATGACCAGTAAAATTATACCGAGATCTTCCGGAACCGTAACACCGCTTCCTTTGGCGCTAAACACGACAAGTGATAGAAAGAAGGAAATTCCGATTTTGAAAGACCTTGGTACGTTTCGGGAAGAAAAGACAGGCACGATAACAAAAAAGGCCGTAATTCGACAAAAAATAAGCAAAAAGACTGGAAAGCTGCGTAAAATGGAATCTATCATAGTATTCATCCGATATACAAATGGAGATTACCCAAAATTTGGGTAGTAAAGTCGACAAGCTTTGTTATGATCCACGGGCCGAACAAAAGCAGTGCCAGCAGCACAGCAACGATCTTAGGGACAAAGGCCAGCGTCTGTTCTTGAATCTGAGTCGTCGCTTGAAAAATACTGATAATCAGCCCGACGACCAGACCCAGGATCAGCATAGGCGCGCTAATCTCAAGCACGAGATATACGGCTTGACCCGCAAGACCGATAATAAACTCCGTATTGATACCCTTCGCCTCCTCTTCCCCGTCACGAGCCGTAGCTGAGCAGCAGCGATTTGACTACGAGATACCAACCGTCCACCAGCACAAACAGCATGATTTTAAAGGGCAGCGAGATCATTACGGGCGGCAGCATCATCATCCCCATCGCCATGAGCGTGCTGGCTACCACCATATCGATAATTAAAAAAGGAATAAAAATCATAAAGCCCATTTGAAAGGCCGTTTTCAATTCACTCATCGCAAAGGAAGGCACGAGCACGGTCAGTGGAATATCAGTGTAAGTCGCCGGCTTGTTATTGCCTGTGTAGCCGTTATATTTCATAAACAGCAGCAAATCCTTCTCATGCGTATACTTGAACATGAATTGTTTCATCGGAACGGCGGCCTTGTTCATCGCTTCCGTCTGCGTGATTTGGCCTTTAATGTAAGGCTGCAGCGCCGTCTGATTCACTGTTGACAAAGTTGGTGACATAATGAACAGCGTCAGAAAAAGAGCGAGTCCCACCAGCACCTGGTTCGGCGGCATCTGCTGCGTTCCGAGCGAAGTGCGGATAAATCCCAGCACGATTACGATCCGGGTAAAGCTGGTCATCAGAACCAGAAAAGCCGGAGCCACGCTAAGAACCGTAATCAGCAGCAGGATGGAAATGGAACTGGTGCCGGTTTGACCGCCGTCTCCTCCTACTTGAATGTCAATGTTCGGAATAGGATCGGCGGCATAAATCGGACGCAGAGCCAGAAAACTGATAACACCAATCAGCAGGAAGGCTAACCATATTTTTTTCTTCATAAATCCCCCTGCCTGCCCTTTTGATCTTCGCCGTCAAGCCGTTCCTCCATCTTCTTCTCTCGGTCCGAAGCGGAGCGCAGCTTGGTCTGCAGCATTTCATAGAAAGAAGAAGTCTCGTTCAGATCGATTTCCTGAGACGGAACTTCCCCGCGCAGCCTTTCTCTAACCCTGGTAATCAGCGGAATAAAGAACTTGCTGCCCGGCACAGACTGCTCCTCGAATGCCGATACGATTAACGCTACTTCTTCGGGATCGGTGATTTTATCCACAATCGTTACGTTCTCGCCAACCCCGATCAAATAGAGACTGCGCCCAATTTCTATCACCTGCATCGACTTGTTAGGGCCAAGTCCCACTGCACCTAAGGTGCGCATGGAACGGCCTTTCATCCAAGCTTGGTTGCGCCGCCCCAGAAACCGGATTAGCAGTATTATAATAACGATGATGACCGCCAGCACAAAAATAACATTGAGTAAATTCAGCAGGTTATTGCCTGTACCGAGCGGCTCGGTGTTGAGCGGCATGAATAATCCTACACGCCAAGCGTCTTACTGATGGCTTCGATAACGCGGTCCGCCTGGAATGGCTTAACGATAAAATCTTTTGCTCCAGCTTGGATTGCGTCGATAACCATAGCCTGCTGACCCATGGCGGAACACATAATGACTTTGGCGTTGGCATCCACTTTTTTAATTTCTTTCAGTGCCGCGATTCCGTCCATTTCAGGCATGGTAATATCCATGGTAATCAGGTCGGGACGCAGTTCCTTGAATTTTTCAATCGCCTGGGAACCGTCCTGGGCTTCACCCACCACTTCAAAACCGTTTTTCGATAAAATATCGCGAATCATCATTCTCATAAATGCAGCATCGTCCACGATCAAAATTCGGTTACCCATCTTAAAAATATCCTCCCTAAGTATGCTTATTGTAATTTTTGAACCCGGTCCCATTGGCTTACGATATCCGTTACACGAACCCCAAAGTTTTCATCGATTACCACTACTTCTCCCTTGGCAATCAGCTTGTTGTTCACTAGTATATCAACAGGCTCGCCTGCAAGCTTGTCCAGCTCAATGATCGATCCTTGCGACATTTCAAGAATGTCTTTGATTTGCTTCTGGGTCCTACCTAATTCTACGGTCACTTTTAGGGGTATGTCCATCAATAAGTTCAAATTATTTTCGTCAATATTCCCAAATGTGTTACCGCTGAGATTGGCAAACTGGACCGGCTGTACGTTGACATTCCGGTTCGGCTGGGAAGCTGGGGGCGGGGACTGCGGGTAAGGCATTCCCTGTTGTCCAGGCATTCCCTGAGGGGGCATACCATAAGAAGGCATTCCGTATGGTGGATAATAATGGCCTCCTTCAGGCATTCCCGGATATTGTCCTGGTGGTACCTGTTGTGCCGCCGGCTGCTGAGCAGCCGATGCGGGCTGGGGCTGAGATGTTTCCGGTTTGGCAGGGGCCGGTGCTTCAACAGCGGCAGCAGGCGCTTCAGTCGATTCCGAGGAGTCTCCAACCAGCATCATCACCATATCCTTAGCAAAAGAAACGGGCAGAAGCTGCATAAGGGTCGAGTCGATCAGTTCACCAATTTTGAGACGGAACGAGATACGAATCAGTGTCTCGTCTTCAGGCAGGTTAGCCACTCCCTCGCCGCTAGACATGTTAAGGATATCGATACCTGGCGGCGAAATGTTAACGAACCGGTTGAAAATGGTCGACATCGATGTGGCGGAGGAGCCCATCATTTGATTCATGGCCTCCTGCACAGCACTGACATGTATCTCGTTCAGTTCTTCTTCATTAGGTTCTCCGGTACCACCCAGCATCAGATCGGCAATAACCTGGGCATCACGGATTTTGATCACGAGCGAGTTAATGCCCTGAAAGCCATCTACATACTCTACATGCACTGCAACGTGAGGTTTAGGGAAAACTTCCTCAAACTCACTGCGCGTAATAATGGAGACTTGCGGGGTCGTGATGTCCACTTTTTTACCGAGCAGGGTCGAAAGCGCTGTTGCGGCGCTGCCGAACGTAATATTACCAATCTCTCCTAAGGCATCCTGCTCAAACGGGGTCAGATAATCATCCACCGTCTTCTCTGAAGATGCGCTTCCCGGGCTTTCCGCCGATTGTCTTAAAAGTGCGTCGATTTCTTCCTGGGATAAATAATCTTTACTCGTCAAGTCCTTCAACTCCTTCGCTGACAATCTCATCAATTTGCACGGCTACCCGGTCTTTGAGCATTCCCGGACTTCCAATAAACTTCAGCTTGTCGCCCACTTTGATCGATAGTCCGGTATCAACGGTCCTATTAAGTGAGATTACATCTCCTACATTAAGGCCGAGGAACTCGGCTATCGAAATTCTGGATTCCCCCAGTTCGGCGACTATTGGAAGCTGAGCCTTGTTGACGCTGGCTCTAATCGCCTCCACTTCCTGCTCATCCCTAGCCTTTTTCTCAGATACAAACCATTGATGCACGGACAATCTGGACATGATTGGCTCCAGTACAACGTGCGGGATACATAGATTGATCATGCCCGTTGTATCCCCGATCTTGGTGCTGAGTGAAATGAGCGCAATTGTTTCATTAGGGGATACGATCTGCATAAACTGCGGATTTGTCTCCAGCGCTTCCATAACCGGCTCAATATCCAGCACCGTCTTCCAGGCCTCCTGCAAGCTCTCAAAGCATCTGCTGAATATACGCTCCATTATAGTTGTTTCAATTTCAGTCAGAGCGTTGATTTTGGAAGGAGCCGTCCCGATCCCTCCAAGAAGCCGATCAAGCATGGCGAAGGCAATATTCGGGTGCACTTCCATTACCATTCTACCTTCCAAGGGCTCAGCTTCAAAAATATTCAATATAGTCATCTTGGGTATGGAACGGATGAATTCATCATAAGGCAACTGCTCCACCTGAACGACATTGATCTGTACAAAAGTTCGTAACTGTGCCGAGAAATAAGTCGTCAGATATCGGGCGAAGTTATCATGAATCCGGGTCAGGCTTCGGATATGATCCTTCGAGAAACGTACAGCCCGTTTAAAATCATATGAGCGTATTTTGCGCTGGGTTTCCTCTTTTTTTAGTTCGTCGGCGTCCATCTCACCGGATGATAAAGCGGCAAGCAGGGCATCAATCTCGTTTTGCGAAAGTACATCAACCATTCAATCACCCCCCATAAGATAACTTTGAAATGCTGCCGTTTATATAGTAGTTACAACAAAAGCGGTCATCTCCACCTGGGTCAGCTTTCCATCTGTCAACGTATTGTTGATTATATTAACAAGCTTGCTGCAAAGCTGATCCTTGCCGGCCGCCCCATTCAGTTCCTGCGGTTTAGCGTCGGCCAGTGCTTTAATAATAAGCGGTTTGATCTTGATTTCCTTGATTTTTTCGAACTCTTCCTTACTTGATTCGGAATTCAATTGGAAGGCGAAGTTTATAGAAACGATGTAATCGGGATCAGCAAGATTGGTTTTTATTTCGTTAATTTCCGAAGTCATGGCCACGATTTCATCTGCAGTCAAGTTCTTTGTCTCCACACTGCTTACTGAGTCGTTAACCGCGTTGCCGCTGCTATCGGAAAACCATTTGTTCATTAGTAAAAAAGCGGCCAGCACGATTAAAGTAATCGCCAATAAAATCGTGATGAGCCAAGGCAGCATCTTTTTCATGAAAGCTCCTCCAGTGTTTGGACTTTAATGGTGGCTGAGTAGGCGCCGATTTCCTTATTGTAATCACGGATTTTCGCAATAACTTCGTCGGCTTTTTCAAGAACGATCAGCCTCTTGCCCGTTACAAGCGTGATGTAAGTATCTGGGCTTTCTTCCACCATTTCCACCAGCAGGGCATTCAGCCACATTGGCGATCCGTTTAAACGTGTTACCGAGATCATAAGAGGCCTCCTAACAATAAATTGGGAGAGGATCGCCTCCCCCAGATTGTAACCAATACGATGAGCTATAAACAAGCAATATATAGCTATTATTCTGCAAGCCCAGCATCCGAAAAATACTAAACCAGAGAATTGCCAGGATGACCTGAAATTATCGTTTCAGATTAACGACTTCCTGAAGCACTTCATCCGATGTTGTAATAATCCGGGAATTCGCCTGGAACCCGCGCTGAGCGACGATCATTTCTGTAAATTCATTCGTCAGATCGACATTGGACATTTCCAATTGTCCCGCAACAATTGCTCCGGTGCCTGCTTCGCCATTGTTGGCGGTTGTAGGCTCCAGAGCGCCTTCTGCGTTGGCATTCAAAGTCATTCGATACAGATTGCCCCCAATTTTCTCAAGGCCCTGAGGGTTGCTGACTTTAGCGACGCCGATTTGGACGCCCGGTTGGGTTGTACCGTCGGCCATTGTCTGTACAATGGTTCCGTCATTGGAAATCGAGAAGGCCGTGACGTCCTCTCCAATGACTATCGGCGCTCCGCCTGAATCCAGCACATGAAGGCCGTCAGAAGTAACCAGGTTACGGCTGGCATCAACATGAAAGTCACCGGCCCGGGTCAGAAAAGGAGTCGCTTCCTCGCCAGTCAAATTAACAAGGAAAAAACCATCTCCGTCGATACGCAGATCGGTCGGATTATTGGTTGTTTGGGCGCTGCCTGCCAGATGCATCGTGTCAATGGAACCGATGCTGACGCCAAGTCCGATTTGCTTGGCGTTGACACCGCCCTGTCCGTCATCGTTTGGCGCGGTAACGCCCGAAATCGTCTGGCTCATGATATCTTTGAACATGACACGTCCCGATTTGAAACCGATCGTATTCACATTCGCGATGTTGTTTCCGATAACATCCAGCTTGGTTTGGAAACCGCGCATGCCTGAAACACCAGAGTACATTGATCTTAACATTATTATACCCTCCCAGAATTTAGAGCTTGGGGGCTCCATTAATTTGGATAATGATTATAGGTAGGACCGCTTCAGTCGGTCGGCGGTCCTCCGGCTTTCCGTTAGGACCAGCCGGGTCAAGAGATGATCACTGCACTATCTATTTGGGTGAACACATTGTCCTTCATGGAGTTCCCATCTATTGCCGTCACCACGGTACGGTTAGCAACACTGACAATCAGCGCCAAATCTTTCAACAGAATGAGCGATTCCTTGCTGCCTTTGGCCGCCGCTTGTTCTACGGCCGAAGAGATCTGGTCAAGCTGCTTGCTTCCAAGCTGAATCCCTCGCTGCTCCAGCCGCTTCGCAGCATGATTGCTGAATTTCAGCATATTCCGCTGAAGTACGGTTTCGAAAGAGGTACTTCCGGATGAAGATCCGTTGTTATTGACGGTGTTTGAACGCGGCAGCACGCCCGGATGCCGGACACCGGTAAACATCTGTCCGACAGTCATTTTATCGTTCATGATGCCGTCCCGCCTGCGCTGCCGGCTTCGTCCACCGCCGAGGTGCTGTCACTATTTTTAATTTGCGTAATATCAGTGAGCGCAATCTTGTCCTTACCAACAAGCGCATACTGCACTCCGTCGTTAACGACAATGGAATCCACCGTTCCCGATTTCTGCTCTGAAGTGGAGCTGTCAAGCCAGCTGACATTTTTTCCAATTAGACCTGAAACCGAGCCAAGCGACTGATTAAGCGCCGTTATCTGGCCGGAGATGTTCATAAGCTGCTCAACAGATGTAAATTGAGCCATTTGAGCAATAAATTCCTTGTCTTGCAAAGGCTGCATCGGATCCTGATTCTGCAGTTGTGTAACCAAAATTTTAAGAAATTGGTCTTTCCCGAGCGTTTGATCGCCCTTACTGCTGCCCGAGACGTTAGCTGCCGAATAGTTGGGCCATACATTATTTGTGGATATCATACTATTCGAGGTTGCCATTACCTTTCACCCCTCTTTCCATCACCCCTAAGCCTCAGCTGAGAACTGTCCTGTCAGACTACGGGCACTTTGTCTTTCGCTATTCAGCCATTCTTTCCATTCTCCATCGAGTTCGGCGGTGAGAATAGCATCATCTGATGCTTCCTTCCGCTCCTTGGAGCGTCTGTCGGAACCCTGGCCGCCTGCTCCAGAATGTCGTCCCTCTTGAAAGAGCTGCGACTGCTGGGAAGCATTGTTCTGTGAAACTTCCAGTTTTTCCACCTGCAGTCCTTGGGATTGAAGCGCAGCACGCAGCTGGGACATCTGATTCTCAAGCAAATCTTTGGCTCCAGCATGCTCAGTCATGAAATGCGCTACCAAATGACCGTTCTGCATCGTGATTTTGACATCTACTTGTCCCAGATTTTCCGGAAACAGAGATATTGTCGCCTCGGCAATCCCGCCTTTATTGACAATCTCCAGCTTGCCTGTAATAAAACCAGTCATTTCTTGCGCAAATCTATGAACCGGAACTTGGTGGGTCTCCGTCTTCAGAGGAGCCGTAATTCCGTCTCTCAGCATGAGCTGGCCTGCGGTAATGACTTTGCTGTCCCCTGTGGAAGAATCCTGCTCTGCAGCCATTTCGGATAGTACATCTGCACTTGCCTTGGAATGCTCCTTACCTTCTGCGGATGTCGTCGTTACTTTAAGGTCCATCATGTTGCCTGCAGCAGCCTTGACATCGCTAGGGTTCGCGGCAGCTTTTCCGGAAGTATCCGGCTTGTTCGCAATCAAGTCTCCGGTCTTGGAAGGAGCGGTTCCTTCGAAATTATTGCCGTCCTCTTGGCGTTCTTGAATCTTTCCTGCGACGGCAGTTTGGGAGGCCGCAGACTGTACAGAAGTTACATTGGAAGTTGTTTCGGTTCCAGTATACGGTTCAAGGATTGCCGCAAAGCTGTTCAGCAGCGTCAGCGCTTTGCCCGCTGCGGCTTCATCGCCGCTATCTGCAGCTTGCTGAAATCTGGCC includes these proteins:
- the flhB gene encoding flagellar biosynthesis protein FlhB, which encodes MAYRYKLDLQLFGGEKTEKATPRKRQDARKKGQVAKSAELSGAMVLLSGVLSLMMFGGFMKERFTALYTDVFMNRLMMEVTKENVLQLMNEYGVQILILLGPMLGITFILALISSVAQVGFMVTGEGVTPKFSKINPIKGFRNIFSMRSLVEMLKSIFKLLVIAYLVFSTLWGQKGDFSSLAHVSAEDVFRFTAKMTLNLGIKIGAALLIMAVLDYMYQRYEHEKSLRMSKQEIKDEFKKMEGDPLIKGKIKERQRRMAMQRMMQEVPNADVIITNPTHFAVALKYDGSKMEAPQIVAKGQDYVALRIRSIAKEHGVMTMENKPLARALFQRAEIGDSVPADLFQAVAEVLAYVYKLKGRTR
- the fliY gene encoding flagellar motor switch phosphatase FliY, which gives rise to MTSKDYLSQEEIDALLRQSAESPGSASSEKTVDDYLTPFEQDALGEIGNITFGSAATALSTLLGKKVDITTPQVSIITRSEFEEVFPKPHVAVHVEYVDGFQGINSLVIKIRDAQVIADLMLGGTGEPNEEELNEIHVSAVQEAMNQMMGSSATSMSTIFNRFVNISPPGIDILNMSSGEGVANLPEDETLIRISFRLKIGELIDSTLMQLLPVSFAKDMVMMLVGDSSESTEAPAAAVEAPAPAKPETSQPQPASAAQQPAAQQVPPGQYPGMPEGGHYYPPYGMPSYGMPPQGMPGQQGMPYPQSPPPASQPNRNVNVQPVQFANLSGNTFGNIDENNLNLLMDIPLKVTVELGRTQKQIKDILEMSQGSIIELDKLAGEPVDILVNNKLIAKGEVVVIDENFGVRVTDIVSQWDRVQKLQ
- a CDS encoding TIGR02530 family flagellar biosynthesis protein encodes the protein MNDKMTVGQMFTGVRHPGVLPRSNTVNNNGSSSGSTSFETVLQRNMLKFSNHAAKRLEQRGIQLGSKQLDQISSAVEQAAAKGSKESLILLKDLALIVSVANRTVVTAIDGNSMKDNVFTQIDSAVIIS
- the fliQ gene encoding flagellar biosynthesis protein FliQ, whose product is MNTEFIIGLAGQAVYLVLEISAPMLILGLVVGLIISIFQATTQIQEQTLAFVPKIVAVLLALLLFGPWIITKLVDFTTQILGNLHLYIG
- a CDS encoding flagellar biosynthetic protein FliO — protein: MPLNTEPLGTGNNLLNLLNVIFVLAVIIVIIILLIRFLGRRNQAWMKGRSMRTLGAVGLGPNKSMQVIEIGRSLYLIGVGENVTIVDKITDPEEVALIVSAFEEQSVPGSKFFIPLITRVRERLRGEVPSQEIDLNETSSFYEMLQTKLRSASDREKKMEERLDGEDQKGRQGDL
- a CDS encoding flagellar hook capping FlgD N-terminal domain-containing protein; the protein is MATSNSMISTNNVWPNYSAANVSGSSKGDQTLGKDQFLKILVTQLQNQDPMQPLQDKEFIAQMAQFTSVEQLMNISGQITALNQSLGSVSGLIGKNVSWLDSSTSEQKSGTVDSIVVNDGVQYALVGKDKIALTDITQIKNSDSTSAVDEAGSAGGTAS
- the fliM gene encoding flagellar motor switch protein FliM codes for the protein MVDVLSQNEIDALLAALSSGEMDADELKKEETQRKIRSYDFKRAVRFSKDHIRSLTRIHDNFARYLTTYFSAQLRTFVQINVVQVEQLPYDEFIRSIPKMTILNIFEAEPLEGRMVMEVHPNIAFAMLDRLLGGIGTAPSKINALTEIETTIMERIFSRCFESLQEAWKTVLDIEPVMEALETNPQFMQIVSPNETIALISLSTKIGDTTGMINLCIPHVVLEPIMSRLSVHQWFVSEKKARDEQEVEAIRASVNKAQLPIVAELGESRISIAEFLGLNVGDVISLNRTVDTGLSIKVGDKLKFIGSPGMLKDRVAVQIDEIVSEGVEGLDE
- the fliP gene encoding flagellar type III secretion system pore protein FliP (The bacterial flagellar biogenesis protein FliP forms a type III secretion system (T3SS)-type pore required for flagellar assembly.), which produces MKKKIWLAFLLIGVISFLALRPIYAADPIPNIDIQVGGDGGQTGTSSISILLLITVLSVAPAFLVLMTSFTRIVIVLGFIRTSLGTQQMPPNQVLVGLALFLTLFIMSPTLSTVNQTALQPYIKGQITQTEAMNKAAVPMKQFMFKYTHEKDLLLFMKYNGYTGNNKPATYTDIPLTVLVPSFAMSELKTAFQMGFMIFIPFLIIDMVVASTLMAMGMMMLPPVMISLPFKIMLFVLVDGWYLVVKSLLLSYGS
- the fliR gene encoding flagellar biosynthetic protein FliR, with amino-acid sequence MIDSILRSFPVFLLIFCRITAFFVIVPVFSSRNVPRSFKIGISFFLSLVVFSAKGSGVTVPEDLGIILLVIRESLIGLLLGFIGYLMFMTIQTAGSFIDIQIGFGIANVIDPLTGASSPILGNFKYMIALLLFLGMNGHHYLLDAIVNSYNWVPLDNELLLKMMDGSLAEFLLRSFAQSFMLAFQMSAPLVTALFLTDVGLAFLARTAPSYNVFVIGVPLKIIVGLVLLFILMPALAVLFQSLFNIMFESMRNLLSAMGNSP
- a CDS encoding flagellar hook-length control protein FliK; protein product: MMSLVFQMISSGKGLNAKAAASAGSSGIEGVIGTAGNGMFSQTLLQSMAGAASGMTAASKGDSVAVTLQNLLKTTVSGSTDKDGEMSGAAGQELLDQLLPELAKLDEQIETNPALLAALQGWLIQVSALLSGEGQAENTLTALAQNPATARFAVQDELNNLAARFQQAADSGDEAAAGKALTLLNSFAAILEPYTGTETTSNVTSVQSAASQTAVAGKIQERQEDGNNFEGTAPSKTGDLIANKPDTSGKAAANPSDVKAAAGNMMDLKVTTTSAEGKEHSKASADVLSEMAAEQDSSTGDSKVITAGQLMLRDGITAPLKTETHQVPVHRFAQEMTGFITGKLEIVNKGGIAEATISLFPENLGQVDVKITMQNGHLVAHFMTEHAGAKDLLENQMSQLRAALQSQGLQVEKLEVSQNNASQQSQLFQEGRHSGAGGQGSDRRSKERKEASDDAILTAELDGEWKEWLNSERQSARSLTGQFSAEA
- a CDS encoding response regulator; the encoded protein is MGNRILIVDDAAFMRMMIRDILSKNGFEVVGEAQDGSQAIEKFKELRPDLITMDITMPEMDGIAALKEIKKVDANAKVIMCSAMGQQAMVIDAIQAGAKDFIVKPFQADRVIEAISKTLGV
- a CDS encoding flagellar FlbD family protein, which encodes MISVTRLNGSPMWLNALLVEMVEESPDTYITLVTGKRLIVLEKADEVIAKIRDYNKEIGAYSATIKVQTLEELS
- a CDS encoding flagellar basal body-associated FliL family protein, yielding MKKMLPWLITILLAITLIVLAAFLLMNKWFSDSSGNAVNDSVSSVETKNLTADEIVAMTSEINEIKTNLADPDYIVSINFAFQLNSESSKEEFEKIKEIKIKPLIIKALADAKPQELNGAAGKDQLCSKLVNIINNTLTDGKLTQVEMTAFVVTTI
- the flgG gene encoding flagellar basal body rod protein FlgG, which produces MLRSMYSGVSGMRGFQTKLDVIGNNIANVNTIGFKSGRVMFKDIMSQTISGVTAPNDDGQGGVNAKQIGLGVSIGSIDTMHLAGSAQTTNNPTDLRIDGDGFFLVNLTGEEATPFLTRAGDFHVDASRNLVTSDGLHVLDSGGAPIVIGEDVTAFSISNDGTIVQTMADGTTQPGVQIGVAKVSNPQGLEKIGGNLYRMTLNANAEGALEPTTANNGEAGTGAIVAGQLEMSNVDLTNEFTEMIVAQRGFQANSRIITTSDEVLQEVVNLKR